A DNA window from Primulina tabacum isolate GXHZ01 chromosome 12, ASM2559414v2, whole genome shotgun sequence contains the following coding sequences:
- the LOC142521185 gene encoding F-box/LRR-repeat protein At4g14103-like — MANPRSDMESNDRKKMKMIRNEQKVEEKPDLDRLSCLPDSILSHILSFIDTISAIKTSILSKRYRFLWTLSPTLDFKLLRFSPYRFRPCYPHDLFDQKGLNVLSFEAHVNHVLQCREHSSLTMFRLSLHVPAGSEFIRNCIDYAARHKVQHLRIRGYTKRGSVVLPRLLLVSTSLTILHLNNAVCSSIELPKSLSLPNLKILRLKNFEFSDSNYNGEVFSGCPSLETLILNKCWIRPADKLKTLSVNCLNLKNLEIKYWRSPWRCFVEQSICVNAPALDFFKFQGHIAKVKFRDGSPCVNKAWIDLCCPTACTSFDVNGRMASTSESLIDMVRQLWNVKSLSLSLRTIEVMSASPCLRPFMFENLRFLRFTAEEKHGEMTIPIDKVMQLTKSATSDTLVFDGSKEQKYKLKCSKGKPKKAASPVAVSIHVLSFLLESSPCAEFLSIEIPKVQSDEMTG; from the exons ATGGCAAATCCCAGATCGGATATGGAGTCAAACGATCggaagaagatgaagatgatTCGAAATGAACAGAAAGTTGAGGAAAAACCCGATCTTGATAGACTCAGCTGCTTGCCAGACAGCATTCTGAGCCATATACTCTCTTTTATTGACACAATTTCTGCCATTAAGACTTCCATACTCTCCAAACGCTACAGATTTCTGTGGACTCTGTCTCCGACACTTGATTTCAAGCTCTTACGATTCAGCCCTTATCGTTTCAGGCCGTGTTATCCCCATGATCTTTTTGATCAAAAGGGCCTCAATGTCCTTTCTTTTGAGGCACATGTTAACCATGTGTTGCAATGCAGGGAGCACAGTAGTCTCACGATGTTCCGCCTTTCGCTGCATGTGCCGGCGGGGTCGGAGTTCATTAGAAATTGCATTGATTACGCTGCAAGGCACAAGGTGCAGCATCTTCGAATCCGAGGTTACACCAAACGAGGTTCGGTTGTGTTGCCGAGACTGTTGCTCGTTTCCACCTCATTGACAATTTTGCACCTGAATAATGCTGTTTGTTCCAGTATAGAGTTGCCTAAGTCACTTTCCTTGCCCAACTTAAAGATTTTGCGCCTTAAGAATTTTGAATTCTCTGATAGCAATTATAATGGGGAGGTGTTTTCAGGGTGTCCAAGCCTTGAAACTTTGATCTTGAACAAATGTTGGATTAGACCTGCCGATAAACTCAAGACTCTGAGTGTTAATTGCTTGAACCTTAAGAATTTGGAGATAAAGTATTGGAGGAGTCCTTGGAGATGTTTTGTGGAGCAGAGTATCTGTGTGAATGCTCCTGCACTTGATTTCTTTAAGTTTCAGGGTCATATAGCTAAAGTGAAATTCCGGGATGGTTCACCTTGCGTGAACAAAGCATGGATTGACCTCTGCTGTCCCACCGCGTGCACATCATTTGATGTCAATGGAAGGATGGCAAGTACCTCGGAAAGTCTTATAGATATGGTTCGACAGCTTTGGAATGTTAAATCCCTCTCCCTATCGTTGAGGACAATCGAG GTTATGTCTGCAAGTCCTTGTTTGCGACCATTTATGTTCGAGAATTTGAGGTTTCTAAGGTTCACAGCTGAGGAAAAACATGGAGAGATGACCATACCGATCGATAAAGTTATGCAGCTAACAAAGAGTGCCACCTCTGATACTTTGGTGTTTGATGGTTCTAAG gaacaaaaatacaaactcaAGTGTTCGAAGGGCAAACCTAAGAAGGCTGCAAGCCCCGTTGCTGTATCAATACATGTTTTGTCCTTTTTACTTGAAAGCTCTCCTTGTGCAGAGTTTTTAAGTATTGAAATACCAAAG GTTCAATCGGATGAAATGACAGGGTAA